DNA sequence from the Malus domestica chromosome 06, GDT2T_hap1 genome:
taaaattaaCGATTACGTGTGTTATATCTATTCCGACGCGCAAATAGAAGAAGCTCTCCAACATTCACTTCcatgttttgttcctttaattaAAACGTATTTTTAATTTGGACGTAATAATCCACAAAATacatgaagaaatgaaaaaaaaaaggtctaaATAGCATAATTGAACTTGAAAACTATACAATGGATTGTCGTGGTGATTAGTATTCATTTTCAACCCACTACGTTCCAAGTTCAAACTTTACCCTCTCAGCTTAGTGTATTTTAGTGTCAAATATCGTTGAGCGTTATTAAACTTGAAAACACATGTTATTTCAAATTGAAAGGATTTGGGAATAAAATGGAAGATGCATACAAGTTGATTAAGAATAGAAATACAATACACAAGTACAACAACATTGGAGAAATACTTGGTCAGAATAAAAATAAAGATCCCAAAACCCCACACCAAAgtgtaaaacaaataaatgCCAGGGGACGATCAGAACCGCATTTGGATTTTCTCTATCTAGGGTTTCTGCCCCCTGACAAGGAGCGTTCCCTGCGCCTCCTGTATGAGTCCGAGTGTTCATCCGCCCTCCTACCATATGGAGAGCGTGATCTTCCTCGGCGGTCCCTGGGATAAGGATCTCTGTCTTGCAACCTACGAGGTGAATAGCTTCGAGATCGTCTACGGTCACAATCACGATCACGATCACGTCCTGCATCTTTATAAACCATGTTCACATGAGATATGAATACTGCGTCTGGATCCTACATCAAAACTAGTATCTTCCCATCTCAAAGGAAGTTGGCACTGTAGACTTGTGATAAATGGGACATGACGAAAAGGGTGAGGTGATATTTTTTTCATACCTCGTCTGCATTTTCAGGGATTAAAAGCGTGAGGTCAAAGAGGAAACATTTTTAGTGACAATTAAATCAAGTTGCGCTGAAGATTGAAGGAAATTTCAAGAGCACCACATTCCTCCATCAGTACCGCTCAAACAAAGCATTATACTAGACTCTAATCCAAAAATTAGGTACGGTGAACTCGATTGTACACCCGAAATGTAGATCGTTCAGATCTACAGGGCCACGCACAAAATAATACAGTAGACCTTCTGTGGTAGtgtgtgtaaatggttacgggGAGAGGAGTGACAAAAGCTCTTATGTGAGGGTTCCAACCCATGTCAAGGCCAGCAACACTGTACAATtgctaaaaaaattataataccGATCCATGTCTGTACCTCGTTTATCTCTCAAACCTTGATACCTTCCTGGAGTTGGAGTCCTCCCTCGTTTCCTTTTTGCCTGCATATTTacacaaaatgcaaaatgacgTCATGGAAGATAAGTAAGCGAATAGATTAATCGAAGTGACAAAAAAAGGGCAGATAAACAAGTCAACAATCTACTCAAAACAGTCCATATGCGGCTGCTTGCAACTATTTCAAACTACGTGAAGCTAACTGGCCATCGTGATGATTATGATCCACACAATTGGAAGGTCCACAGCAGTCCGTTATCGTATTTTTAAAGTCACCTTCCTAACCGTATACCAAGCCAATGGCATGCCTCGCTAACCTTACTGGCTGCAAGGAGCTTTTCTGTCCAACTTCcaacttttattttaattagataCAACATATAGTTTGGATGGATTAAGTAGGAGAAGCCCAAAAAGCAAATGCGACAAGAAGAATTTACCATGCCTCTAGGGTATTAAATATTGTGGTTAATAAGCAACCATGGAAAACGCTGTTGCCAACGAAAAAGAGGGATAAAGGGCATACAACCCTTGGCAAAATAGTTGAGTTTGTATCGTTGATTTTTGAATGTTGACGCAGAAACCCATGTTGTGAAGGGGATAGTTTTGACTGTCTAGAGCTTAGACTGTGAATTCGATGAAGCTACACTGACCAGACCTGCTGCCAAAACTTATTAGGCAACATTTTTTAAGAGGTAAAATCTTCATAAGTAAAAGTATAAACAATTCAACTGCATACTACACAGCAACTTTCTTGATCATTTGACAGAAACTAATACCTTTTCCACTGTAACTAATCGACCTTCAAGCACAGACCGATCCAAATATTTGATGCAGCGTTCTGCATCCTCAACAGTTTCCATTGTGACAAAGCCAAATCCACGGGATTCTCTGGTGCGAGGGTCTGTAACCAGATGGCAGTCCAGTACCTGAAACAAGAGCTCATATGTGATTCTCTCGGAATAAGATATGTATTAAGGCTCTcaaaacataattactttccaaGTTGACATGAAGCTATAGTAAACATGGAGCATGAGCTATTCTATGTGAAGTCTAATAAAGAAAGGACTACACATTTTCTAGGTACAAACATAAAGTTAGAAGCTAGAACGGTTATTTTTATCAATCAATAGTAAGGCTTCACTTGAATATCAGGACTAAAGTGTAAATGGAAGGGAAGCCATTAAATTGCCACAGATGTCACCCTCTTCTTTAGAAGATAGAACTCAAAATTATTGCTTCCTTTCCAGGGAGATCCAAGCATAATAGGCTAGTAAGGGAAACAAGGTACCTATCCAGTGATGGGTAGTTAGCCTAACTTGTATCTAAAGTACTTGTTATAACAATCTCCCAAGTTGGCTCTTTCTTTCCTTGTAATTTATTGTGCTTTGCAACTTGTTATAACAATCTCCCAAGTTGGCTCTTTCTTTCCTTGTAAGATATTTGTGCTTTGCAGTCATTAGAACTGCAAAGCACAATAAATTACATCGATATGAAGTTGTCCCAGGGTAAGTTGTATCTGTATAAGTTATCATTCTCATATCAGGTGTTCCCTATATGATTTAAAAACTAGATGTGCAATAACTCGTACCTTCCcctgtttattaaaaaatttctcaagaTCAGTAGAGGTAACCCTTGTGGATAAGCCTGTTATGTACAAGTTGTTTCCAGGATTGGATGCATCGACAGATTCATGGCTCCTGCAGCAAGAAAAACCATTCTTCAACTCAACTGAACAAAGCATGAACCCAGTATTTAGGTTTGAATAAAACCGAATCCATTAAACCAAAACAGGTTAAATATAGGGAATTTGAGATTTGCAGTATACCTAGAACGACTTCTCCTAGACCTCGACGATGATCTCAACCGGCGGCCTCTGACGGGTGAAGGAGAGTTGTGTGGCGAAGCGGACCTAAGTGAATAATCACCAAAATCAATTGAGAAATTGTGGGACTACTATCATTGATTCGTTATTAAGTGAACAAACTTGCAATTCCAAATAGAACTTAGAACGGATTCTGACCTTCTTTCTCTTGGGTATGGCATCTACGAGTAGACACAGAAAAACAAGCATACAACATTAGATACCcttcaaaaatattaaacatTCAGTATAATGTATCAATACGTGTGTACATTCATACATGCATACAACCAAATACGGGCCTCCAACCATATATTCATTTCAGATTCTAATATGCCACGAATAATATACGTGTATGAAGTTGGTTTCAGATTCATAGATTAGTCAAATAAACAGCTTCATTAACTTATGATTATCATTACCTTTACTTTCTAGGAGGTGACTAAAACCCAAATATACATAATTCAGCTATAAAAGTTAAAATTAAACTCAATGGAAGGCATAATTAAGTTCACAAACACATATTagacaacaaaaaaaactagaaaTCTCATAGTTTCCTGCATTTTCTCTGGACGTTTTCTTTTGCTGTTAAATCAAACAGAATAATTCGAAATATTCGAACAATATATGAACGTCTACTTAAGTAATTCGAATTAAATCAATCAAAATACCAAGAAACTCTCGAAAAATTGATCGGGCAAAAGGCATTAAAGAGGTTGAAAGCTCTAGATGGAAATTAGGGGAAAAGATTGGAAGCAGATTTACCTCTGGCTGTGGCCGGTGGAATTGCTGAGTCAACTCGGATGCCCTAACTCGGCGAGAGGAAAACTGCCTCAGACCCGAAAGGGGAGAAAACG
Encoded proteins:
- the LOC114825656 gene encoding serine/arginine-rich splicing factor SR45a-like isoform X2; protein product: MPYPRERRSASPHNSPSPVRGRRLRSSSRSRRSRSRSHESVDASNPGNNLYITGLSTRVTSTDLEKFFNKQGKVLDCHLVTDPRTRESRGFGFVTMETVEDAERCIKYLDRSVLEGRLVTVEKAKRKRGRTPTPGRYQGLRDKRGRDRDRDCDRRRSRSYSPRRLQDRDPYPRDRRGRSRSPYGRRADEHSDSYRRRRERSLSGGRNPR
- the LOC114825656 gene encoding serine/arginine-rich splicing factor SR45a-like isoform X1, with the translated sequence MPYPRERRSASPHNSPSPVRGRRLRSSSRSRRSRSRSHESVDASNPGNNLYITGLSTRVTSTDLEKFFNKQGKVLDCHLVTDPRTRESRGFGFVTMETVEDAERCIKYLDRSVLEGRLVTVEKAKRKRGRTPTPGRYQGLRDKRDAGRDRDRDCDRRRSRSYSPRRLQDRDPYPRDRRGRSRSPYGRRADEHSDSYRRRRERSLSGGRNPR